A portion of the Adhaeribacter radiodurans genome contains these proteins:
- the ybeY gene encoding rRNA maturation RNase YbeY: MPDIPIEFISEEVEFTLKDVDKVKNWIAQVIAEHQLIIDNITYIFCSDEYLYNINQTYLNHDTYTDIITFDNSDEEDTIESDIFISIDRVKENASQLNIPFQDELHRVIIHGVLHLIGYDDKDESSKAIMRQKENDYLSLRDFS; the protein is encoded by the coding sequence ATGCCTGATATACCCATAGAATTTATATCCGAAGAAGTAGAATTTACTTTAAAGGATGTGGATAAAGTAAAAAACTGGATTGCTCAAGTTATTGCAGAACATCAACTTATAATAGATAACATAACTTATATCTTTTGTTCAGACGAATACCTGTATAACATAAACCAGACTTATCTTAACCACGATACTTATACCGATATAATAACTTTTGATAATTCGGATGAGGAAGACACAATAGAGAGCGACATATTTATAAGCATTGATCGGGTAAAAGAAAATGCTTCTCAATTAAACATACCATTTCAAGATGAACTACACCGTGTAATCATACACGGTGTTTTGCATTTAATTGGGTACGACGATAAAGATGAAAGCAGTAAAGCCATAATGCGTCAAAAAGAAAACGACTACTTATCTTTACGGGATTTTAGTTAG
- the mnmG gene encoding tRNA uridine-5-carboxymethylaminomethyl(34) synthesis enzyme MnmG, translating into MYTENYDVIVVGAGHAGCEAAAAAARMGSKVLLVTMNMNTIAQMSCNPAMGGVAKGQIVREIDALGGQSGIVTDKTMIQFRMLNLSKGPAMWSPRAQSDRMRFAEEWRLNLEQTANIDFWQEMASAILVNNGRVAGIQTALGIEFKSNAVILTNGTFLNGIIHIGEKQFGGGRAAERAATGITEQLINLGFEAGRMKTGTPPRVDGRSLDYSRMEEQKGDENPSKFSYTDTKPLQDQRSCYITYTSTKTHEILKTGFEKSPMFQGRIQGLGPRYCPSIEDKINRFADKDRHQIFVEPEGWSTVEIYVNGFSSSLPEDVQFKALRSIAGFENAKMFRPGYAIEYDYFPPTQLKLTLETKLIENLYFAGQINGTTGYEEAACQGLMAGINAHNKIHEKEHFILKRSEAYIGVLIDDLVNKGTEEPYRMFTSRAEHRILLRQDNADIRLTKKGYDLGLADEQRLVKVNRKISETKDIIDYLNNKSIEPSEINAILQDLNSAPISEKVKAGNLIKRPNVDIRHIAAALPAVGTYLNKYLPESIEQASIAVKYASYIDKENVMANRIEELENYIIKERLDYKNMPALSKEAREKLLKINPETIGQASRISGVSPADISVLMVYLGK; encoded by the coding sequence ATGTACACCGAAAATTACGATGTAATTGTAGTAGGAGCCGGTCACGCAGGATGCGAAGCTGCTGCGGCTGCCGCCCGTATGGGTTCGAAAGTTTTGTTAGTAACTATGAACATGAACACTATTGCACAAATGTCATGTAATCCGGCAATGGGTGGAGTAGCAAAAGGTCAAATAGTTAGAGAAATTGACGCCTTAGGTGGCCAAAGCGGAATTGTTACAGATAAAACTATGATCCAATTCCGGATGCTAAATTTATCGAAAGGACCAGCCATGTGGAGCCCCCGTGCACAAAGTGACCGCATGCGCTTCGCTGAAGAATGGCGTTTAAACTTAGAACAAACAGCTAACATCGATTTCTGGCAAGAAATGGCCTCAGCTATATTAGTAAATAATGGCAGAGTTGCAGGAATACAGACAGCTTTAGGAATTGAATTTAAATCAAATGCTGTAATACTAACAAATGGGACCTTCTTAAATGGTATCATCCACATTGGAGAAAAACAATTTGGTGGAGGAAGGGCAGCAGAAAGGGCAGCTACCGGAATAACAGAACAATTAATTAATCTCGGCTTTGAAGCGGGAAGAATGAAAACAGGTACGCCGCCTAGAGTCGATGGAAGATCGTTGGATTACTCCAGAATGGAAGAACAAAAAGGAGACGAAAACCCGTCTAAATTTTCCTATACGGATACTAAGCCATTGCAAGACCAACGTAGTTGTTATATAACTTACACCAGTACTAAAACCCATGAAATCCTAAAAACTGGCTTTGAAAAATCACCCATGTTTCAGGGAAGGATACAAGGTTTAGGCCCCCGCTATTGCCCTTCGATTGAAGATAAAATAAATCGGTTTGCGGATAAAGACCGTCATCAGATTTTCGTAGAGCCGGAAGGATGGAGTACCGTGGAAATTTACGTAAATGGTTTTTCGAGTTCTTTACCCGAAGACGTTCAGTTTAAAGCTTTACGCTCGATAGCCGGGTTTGAAAATGCTAAAATGTTCCGCCCCGGTTATGCAATAGAATACGACTATTTTCCACCAACTCAATTGAAGCTAACTTTAGAAACAAAGTTAATAGAGAACTTATATTTTGCCGGCCAGATTAATGGTACTACTGGTTACGAAGAAGCGGCTTGTCAAGGATTAATGGCTGGTATAAATGCGCACAATAAAATCCATGAAAAAGAACACTTTATCTTAAAGCGTTCAGAAGCATATATAGGTGTATTAATTGATGATTTAGTAAATAAAGGTACTGAAGAACCGTACCGAATGTTTACTTCGCGTGCGGAACATCGCATCTTATTACGCCAGGACAATGCCGATATCCGATTAACTAAAAAAGGGTACGATTTAGGGTTAGCAGACGAACAGCGCTTAGTTAAAGTAAATCGGAAAATTTCTGAAACAAAGGATATTATAGATTACTTAAATAATAAATCAATTGAACCAAGCGAGATTAATGCTATTCTACAGGATCTAAATTCAGCGCCAATTTCGGAAAAAGTAAAAGCTGGTAATTTAATTAAACGGCCCAACGTAGATATACGCCACATTGCAGCAGCTTTGCCAGCAGTAGGTACTTATTTAAACAAATACTTACCCGAAAGCATAGAACAAGCATCAATCGCTGTTAAATATGCTAGTTACATTGATAAGGAAAATGTAATGGCTAACAGAATAGAAGAGTTGGAAAATTACATAATCAAAGAAAGATTGGATTACAAGAATATGCCCGCTCTATCGAAAGAAGCCCGTGAAAAACTACTCAAAATAAATCCTGAAACAATAGGTCAGGCTTCACGCATTAGTGGTGTTTCGCCAGCAGACATTTCGGTATTAATGGTGTATTTAGGCAAATAA
- a CDS encoding class I SAM-dependent methyltransferase, producing MNYERLNRCPICNKDLLKNFLIVKDNSVSKESFVIVQCENCGFKFTNPRPDENSIGKYYQSAEYISHTNKATGITNKAYKLVRTYTIKQKVDLINRFAPKYTLLDYGCGTGNFLEASKKDGWSVQGYEPSSVARTQAEGLLQQTLAADVSALEHIENESFQVITLWHVLEHIHTLNETFKKLTQLTKIGGNIIVAVPNADSHDAQVYKENWAAYDVPRHLYHFNQATMKRFFKKHKLELLEIIPMKFDAYYVSMLSEKYLTGNNEYIKSVLNGFKSNNYASKNANDYSSLIYVGKKN from the coding sequence ATGAATTACGAACGATTAAATCGTTGCCCCATTTGCAACAAAGACCTTTTAAAAAATTTCTTAATTGTAAAAGATAACTCTGTTTCGAAAGAAAGCTTTGTTATTGTACAATGCGAAAATTGTGGCTTTAAATTTACTAACCCCCGACCGGATGAAAATAGTATAGGGAAATATTATCAATCAGCAGAATATATTTCTCATACGAATAAGGCTACTGGTATTACCAATAAGGCTTATAAGTTAGTTCGAACTTATACGATAAAGCAAAAGGTTGATTTAATAAATCGGTTCGCTCCTAAATATACCTTACTTGACTATGGCTGCGGCACCGGAAATTTCCTGGAGGCTAGTAAGAAAGACGGGTGGTCAGTACAAGGTTATGAACCCAGCAGTGTAGCTCGCACGCAAGCGGAAGGATTATTACAGCAAACATTAGCAGCAGATGTAAGTGCCTTAGAACACATAGAAAACGAAAGTTTTCAAGTTATAACTTTATGGCACGTACTCGAACATATCCACACTTTAAACGAAACTTTTAAAAAGCTTACTCAATTAACAAAGATTGGCGGCAACATTATTGTAGCAGTTCCTAATGCTGACTCTCATGACGCCCAGGTTTATAAAGAGAACTGGGCTGCCTACGATGTTCCCCGACATTTATACCATTTTAATCAAGCTACAATGAAGCGTTTTTTTAAAAAGCACAAGCTTGAACTTTTAGAAATAATTCCGATGAAATTTGATGCTTATTATGTAAGTATGCTAAGCGAAAAATATCTTACTGGAAATAATGAATACATAAAATCTGTCTTAAATGGTTTTAAATCGAATAATTATGCCAGTAAAAATGCTAACGATTATTCCAGTTTAATATATGTGGGTAAAAAGAACTAA
- a CDS encoding Ig-like domain-containing protein, translating into MHTLKKILPSFFLLFLTSCASISPPEGGEKDIKSPELISSTPANQALNVKGKTIILKFNEEVRTKDFNRQLIISPNAENTINTQVDREEVKLSFEKDFEQNTTYFLNFREGIEDITEGNKPKNLSLTFSTGAFLDSGRVQGIVTDILTGEPAKDINVILYAANDTATIRNAKPYYLTKTGEDGSYLLQNIKYATYLLYAHQDKNNDNIYNDEKEKIGYLANPIEITAQTPAQDLQIIRIDTKAPYITSKQPYLDEYHLNYNEGITSVKITGGNPNDVATLISENTKTVRLFPSTNQIKGKYFITALDSADNAKIDTVDLAFTGKKAKRNLSFQVINPSTKVKPNETIQFKFDAPLQLKEGPLLTLVEDSAAAKRPLNYPQDIKLNDSRNIISFNLNTKAKNTVEILADTTVILPISGDRFKNQATKLTITDKDQGGSIDLKIKTSYKKYFLELLDKDYKVVKTYDSPKNLLIEELQPNTYRIRVKIDEDENGEWRGGNKDLKTIPEKVFNYLKPIEVRVNWSQDVPIEF; encoded by the coding sequence ATGCATACATTAAAAAAAATTTTACCATCATTCTTTTTATTATTTCTAACAAGTTGTGCCAGCATAAGCCCGCCGGAAGGAGGGGAGAAGGACATTAAAAGTCCGGAGTTAATAAGTAGTACCCCGGCCAATCAAGCACTTAACGTAAAAGGTAAAACCATTATCTTAAAATTTAACGAAGAGGTGCGCACAAAAGACTTTAACCGACAACTTATTATTTCTCCAAACGCTGAAAATACTATAAACACCCAAGTAGACAGGGAAGAAGTTAAATTAAGTTTTGAAAAGGATTTTGAACAGAATACTACTTACTTTTTAAATTTTAGAGAAGGTATAGAAGATATTACAGAAGGTAATAAACCTAAGAACTTGAGCTTAACCTTTAGTACCGGAGCTTTCTTAGATTCAGGTAGGGTACAAGGAATTGTAACTGATATATTAACTGGCGAGCCGGCTAAAGATATCAATGTAATTTTATATGCAGCTAATGATACCGCCACCATCCGCAATGCCAAGCCATATTATTTAACCAAGACCGGAGAAGATGGTAGCTATTTATTACAGAATATAAAGTATGCTACGTATTTGCTCTATGCCCATCAGGATAAAAACAACGATAATATTTATAATGACGAAAAAGAGAAAATTGGGTATTTAGCTAACCCAATAGAAATAACGGCACAAACGCCTGCTCAAGACTTACAAATCATTCGGATAGATACCAAGGCTCCTTATATAACATCTAAACAACCTTACTTAGACGAATACCACCTTAATTACAACGAAGGAATTACCTCTGTAAAAATTACTGGTGGTAATCCAAATGATGTTGCTACGCTTATAAGTGAAAACACTAAAACGGTGAGGCTATTTCCAAGTACTAATCAAATAAAAGGTAAGTATTTTATTACGGCTCTAGACTCAGCTGATAATGCAAAAATAGATACCGTTGATTTAGCTTTTACCGGAAAAAAGGCAAAACGCAATTTATCTTTTCAGGTAATTAATCCTAGCACAAAAGTAAAACCCAATGAAACAATACAATTTAAATTTGATGCTCCCTTGCAACTAAAAGAAGGGCCGCTGCTTACATTAGTTGAAGACTCGGCTGCTGCTAAACGACCTTTAAACTATCCTCAGGATATTAAATTGAATGACAGCCGTAATATTATAAGCTTCAACTTAAATACAAAAGCAAAAAATACGGTCGAGATACTAGCTGATACTACAGTAATATTACCTATTTCAGGGGATAGATTTAAAAACCAAGCAACAAAACTCACGATCACCGATAAAGATCAAGGTGGTAGTATAGATTTAAAAATTAAAACTTCTTATAAAAAGTATTTTTTGGAGCTATTAGATAAAGATTATAAAGTTGTTAAAACTTACGATTCACCCAAAAATCTGTTGATAGAAGAACTACAACCAAATACTTATCGTATTCGCGTAAAGATTGATGAGGATGAAAATGGCGAATGGCGTGGAGGTAACAAAGATCTAAAAACAATACCAGAAAAGGTATTCAATTATTTGAAACCAATTGAGGTACGAGTAAATTGGTCGCAAGATGTACCAATAGAGTTTTAG
- a CDS encoding DUF4385 domain-containing protein produces MAFDYTIAFKTTDFRKNPELYRVGKGEQGVLLIEPYKSEILPYWRFKTPDIALQSSEKIYSLFLDYLERNEFVGADMARKFLQMGFTRSRRYANHKSGRKFKQNPQNEVDKESEKIARQKYLLPIEQDSVKAASAEIFKEKWMLAKNNEKYLTLMAEHKQKYGL; encoded by the coding sequence ATGGCTTTTGATTATACCATAGCTTTTAAAACAACTGATTTTCGGAAGAATCCGGAATTGTATCGGGTTGGAAAAGGTGAGCAAGGTGTATTGTTAATAGAGCCGTATAAATCTGAAATCCTTCCTTACTGGCGCTTCAAAACTCCTGACATAGCACTGCAATCTTCAGAAAAAATTTATTCTCTGTTTTTGGATTACTTAGAAAGGAATGAGTTTGTAGGCGCAGATATGGCTCGAAAATTTTTACAAATGGGATTTACGCGATCCAGGCGATATGCTAACCATAAATCCGGTCGGAAGTTTAAGCAAAATCCCCAGAATGAAGTGGATAAAGAGTCAGAGAAAATTGCCCGGCAGAAATATTTGTTACCTATAGAACAGGATAGTGTAAAAGCTGCTTCTGCAGAAATATTTAAAGAAAAGTGGATGCTGGCCAAAAACAATGAGAAATATCTAACTCTTATGGCTGAACATAAACAGAAATATGGTTTATAA
- a CDS encoding inorganic phosphate transporter, producing the protein MFGLETHLLLLLFLCLLAACAFEFVNGFHDTANAVATVIYTNTLRPWVAVVWSAFWNFIGVFAGGIGVAMGIVYLLPVEALIDQNVYHGIAMIGALLLSAILWNLGTWYYGLPSSSSHTLIGSILGVGVAFSLLPDNSSGAAVNWDEAVKTGASLIVSPFLGFTLTVFLMFILKRFVKNKAIFRQPHKRKPPPLWIRLILILTCTLVSFFHGSNDGQKGVGLVMLILIGIVPSFFALDNSKNPLVMQASLAQVEQTINRIDTAVLSKVDTEVVAEMKDEAIDLHRLFASVKTINDLPKKSRFLIRRDILLLAKGSEKILTSPGIALSQTDRNILKENISTLRSFTDYAPDWVILMIAMSLGCGTMIGWKRIVKTIGEKIGKEHLTYAQGASAELMAASVIGFSTFIFKLPVSTTHILSSGIAGSMVANKGIRNLNPGTIRNIALAWVLTLPVSMFLAGTLFLIFRWAI; encoded by the coding sequence ATGTTCGGATTAGAAACTCACCTTCTGCTCCTCCTTTTTCTTTGTTTGCTAGCGGCTTGCGCTTTTGAATTCGTTAATGGTTTTCATGATACTGCCAACGCCGTTGCAACTGTTATTTATACCAATACGCTCCGGCCCTGGGTAGCTGTAGTCTGGTCCGCTTTCTGGAACTTTATTGGGGTATTTGCCGGCGGCATTGGCGTAGCTATGGGAATTGTTTACTTGCTACCCGTAGAAGCGCTCATTGACCAGAATGTTTATCATGGTATTGCAATGATTGGAGCTTTACTTTTAAGCGCTATCCTCTGGAATTTAGGAACCTGGTATTATGGTTTACCATCATCTAGCTCACATACCTTAATTGGTTCTATTTTGGGCGTAGGCGTAGCTTTTTCCTTGTTACCCGATAATTCCTCCGGTGCTGCAGTAAACTGGGATGAAGCCGTAAAAACAGGTGCGTCCCTGATTGTATCCCCATTTTTAGGCTTTACTTTAACAGTCTTTTTAATGTTTATTTTAAAACGGTTCGTTAAAAACAAAGCTATTTTCCGGCAGCCGCATAAGCGGAAACCACCACCCCTTTGGATCCGATTAATTTTGATTTTAACTTGTACTCTGGTATCTTTTTTCCACGGGTCCAACGATGGGCAAAAAGGCGTAGGTTTAGTAATGTTAATATTAATTGGAATTGTTCCTTCTTTCTTTGCCCTTGATAACAGCAAAAACCCGTTAGTGATGCAAGCTTCGCTGGCGCAGGTAGAACAAACGATTAACCGAATAGATACCGCAGTTCTATCGAAAGTAGATACGGAGGTAGTAGCTGAAATGAAAGATGAGGCTATTGATTTGCATCGTCTTTTTGCATCAGTTAAAACAATCAATGATTTACCTAAGAAAAGCCGTTTTTTAATTCGCCGGGATATTTTATTATTGGCGAAAGGTTCAGAAAAGATATTGACCAGCCCTGGAATTGCCCTTAGCCAAACCGACCGCAATATTTTAAAAGAAAATATCAGTACCCTTAGGTCCTTTACTGATTATGCGCCAGATTGGGTAATTTTAATGATTGCCATGTCGTTAGGTTGCGGAACCATGATTGGCTGGAAACGAATTGTTAAAACAATTGGCGAAAAGATCGGCAAAGAACATTTAACCTATGCCCAGGGAGCTTCGGCTGAATTAATGGCTGCGAGTGTTATTGGCTTTTCCACATTCATTTTTAAACTACCGGTAAGTACTACCCATATTCTTTCATCAGGTATTGCAGGTAGTATGGTGGCTAATAAAGGTATTCGGAACCTTAATCCGGGCACCATCCGCAATATTGCTTTGGCTTGGGTATTAACCTTACCCGTATCTATGTTTTTGGCTGGAACACTTTTTCTAATATTCCGCTGGGCTATTTAA
- a CDS encoding glycine--tRNA ligase gives MATQSEKSSLESTQLKDIISHAKEYGFVFPSSEIYDGLQAVYDYGQNGVELKNNIKNVWWKCMTQLNQNVVGIDAAIFMHPDTWKASGHVDSFNDPMIDNKDSKKRYRADVLIEDRAAQYEKEGQPEKAKELVQQMARLLEAEDLSGVQQLIIAEKITCPVSGTANWTEVRQFNLMFSTQTGSVADESTTIYLRPETAQGIFVNFLNVQKTGRMKIPFGIAQIGKAFRNEIVARQFTFRMREFEQMEMQFFIRPGTEMEWYEYWKAVRIKWHQALGTPAEKLRFHDHEKLAHYANAAVDVEYEFPFGFKEVEGIHSRTDFDLSQHQALSKKKQQYFDNDLNAEGKPYGNYVPYVIETSAGADRLFLMTLCNAYTEEEVTEGDSVKTRTFLKLHPVLAPVKAAIFPLVRKDGLPEKALQIFDDLKFDFNIIYEERDAIGKRYTRQDLIGTPFCIAVDYETLENDTVTVRDRNSREQKRMPISELKNYIGEAVSLKRIFEKL, from the coding sequence ATGGCAACACAATCAGAAAAATCTTCTTTAGAAAGCACACAATTAAAAGATATTATTTCGCACGCCAAAGAATACGGCTTTGTTTTTCCGAGCAGCGAGATTTACGATGGGCTACAAGCCGTTTACGATTACGGACAAAATGGGGTAGAATTAAAAAACAATATTAAAAATGTTTGGTGGAAGTGCATGACCCAACTCAATCAAAATGTAGTGGGCATTGATGCTGCCATTTTTATGCACCCGGATACCTGGAAAGCCTCGGGCCACGTAGATTCTTTCAACGATCCTATGATCGATAACAAAGATTCGAAGAAGCGTTACCGGGCCGATGTGTTGATAGAAGACCGGGCAGCGCAGTACGAAAAAGAAGGACAGCCGGAAAAAGCAAAAGAACTGGTACAACAGATGGCTCGCCTGCTTGAAGCCGAAGATTTGAGCGGCGTACAACAACTAATTATAGCGGAGAAAATCACGTGCCCCGTTTCCGGAACTGCCAACTGGACCGAAGTACGCCAATTTAATTTAATGTTTTCGACGCAAACCGGATCGGTAGCCGATGAATCTACTACTATTTACCTGCGGCCCGAAACAGCGCAAGGTATTTTTGTAAATTTCTTAAATGTGCAAAAAACCGGCCGCATGAAAATTCCGTTCGGGATTGCGCAAATTGGTAAAGCTTTCCGGAATGAGATTGTAGCCCGCCAGTTCACTTTTAGAATGCGGGAATTTGAGCAAATGGAAATGCAATTCTTTATTCGGCCTGGTACCGAGATGGAATGGTACGAGTATTGGAAAGCAGTACGAATTAAATGGCACCAAGCATTAGGCACACCCGCCGAAAAGTTACGTTTCCACGACCACGAAAAGTTAGCGCACTACGCGAATGCTGCAGTAGATGTGGAGTATGAATTCCCGTTTGGTTTTAAAGAAGTAGAAGGCATTCATTCCCGCACTGATTTTGATTTATCGCAACACCAAGCCTTGTCTAAGAAAAAGCAACAGTATTTTGATAATGATCTGAATGCGGAAGGCAAGCCTTACGGAAATTACGTGCCTTATGTGATTGAAACTTCGGCTGGTGCCGATCGCTTATTCTTAATGACTTTGTGCAATGCCTATACCGAAGAAGAAGTAACGGAAGGCGATAGCGTTAAAACCAGAACTTTTTTAAAATTACATCCTGTTTTAGCTCCGGTAAAAGCTGCTATTTTCCCGTTGGTTCGCAAAGACGGTTTACCTGAAAAAGCGCTGCAAATATTCGATGACTTGAAGTTTGATTTTAATATAATCTACGAAGAGCGGGATGCTATTGGTAAACGCTACACCCGACAGGATTTAATAGGTACGCCATTTTGCATTGCCGTGGATTATGAAACTTTAGAAAATGATACAGTTACCGTTAGGGACCGGAATTCGCGGGAACAAAAACGGATGCCAATCAGTGAATTAAAAAATTACATTGGTGAGGCAGTAAGTTTAAAACGTATTTTTGAAAAACTGTAA